A genome region from Methanococcoides burtonii DSM 6242 includes the following:
- a CDS encoding peroxiredoxin gives MSETENTERITMPLIGDIAPTFKVDTTMGEISFPEDYKGKWVILFSHPADFTPVCTTEFMTFASMQEDFRELNTELIGLSIDSKYAHIAWLRTIKEKIEYKGMKNVEVLFPVIADIKMEVAKMFGMVQPNASDNQAVRAVFIMDPEAKVRAILYYPLSNGRNMDEIKRMIIAMQKSDKENIATPANWNPGDDVIIPPPGSCGAAKERVESEEEGKYCLDWFMCLRKDS, from the coding sequence ATGAGCGAAACCGAAAATACAGAACGAATTACCATGCCACTAATAGGCGATATTGCACCGACGTTTAAAGTCGATACAACTATGGGAGAGATTAGTTTCCCAGAAGATTACAAAGGAAAGTGGGTAATATTATTCAGTCATCCTGCAGACTTTACGCCTGTATGCACCACAGAATTCATGACATTTGCAAGTATGCAAGAAGACTTCCGTGAACTTAATACTGAACTAATAGGTTTGTCCATTGATAGTAAATATGCACATATTGCCTGGTTAAGGACAATAAAAGAGAAGATTGAGTACAAGGGTATGAAGAATGTTGAAGTTTTATTCCCTGTAATTGCAGATATCAAAATGGAAGTTGCTAAAATGTTTGGGATGGTTCAGCCAAACGCTTCTGATAATCAGGCAGTTAGAGCAGTATTCATTATGGATCCAGAAGCAAAGGTAAGGGCAATACTCTACTATCCATTATCAAATGGAAGGAACATGGATGAGATCAAAAGGATGATTATTGCAATGCAAAAATCAGATAAAGAAAATATTGCAACGCCTGCAAATTGGAATCCTGGTGATGATGTTATAATCCCACCACCTGGATCATGTGGAGCTGCAAAAGAAAGAGTTGAATCAGAAGAAGAAGGCAAATATTGTCTGGACTGGTTTATGTGTCTCAGAAAAGATTCCTGA
- a CDS encoding cobalamin B12-binding domain-containing protein — MGINIKIASDFENALLKIDKITAENIVQKELLDAQVDIFNIIDYIISPALESIGHKWENGDIALSQEYMASKITEEIINEILPLDNPQRNSKPKIGITTLEDQHMLGKQILRSLINSTGFNLTDYGSISIENIKEKIKSDNIEVLFISTLMLNQALTIKEVTEFIELEKTNTKVIVGGAPFLFDDGLWKEVNATAMAKTAVEGLHIAQELMGEL; from the coding sequence ATGGGAATCAATATAAAAATAGCATCTGATTTTGAAAATGCCTTACTTAAGATTGATAAAATTACAGCAGAAAATATTGTTCAAAAAGAATTACTTGATGCGCAAGTAGATATTTTTAATATTATAGATTACATAATCTCACCTGCACTTGAAAGTATCGGACATAAATGGGAAAATGGAGACATTGCACTCTCACAGGAATATATGGCAAGTAAGATTACAGAAGAAATTATTAATGAAATATTGCCACTTGATAATCCACAAAGAAATTCAAAACCAAAAATCGGAATTACTACCCTTGAAGACCAGCACATGCTTGGGAAACAGATATTGAGAAGTCTCATTAATTCAACAGGCTTTAACCTCACTGATTATGGTAGTATATCTATCGAAAATATCAAAGAAAAAATAAAGTCAGATAATATCGAAGTTCTTTTCATTTCCACCCTTATGCTGAACCAAGCACTCACAATAAAAGAAGTAACTGAGTTTATAGAACTAGAAAAAACCAATACAAAGGTCATAGTAGGTGGTGCACCTTTCCTTTTTGATGATGGATTATGGAAAGAGGTCAATGCTACTGCAATGGCTAAGACTGCTGTGGAAGGTCTGCATATAGCTCAGGAACTTATGGGGGAATTATGA
- a CDS encoding LysE family transporter gives MLELFKMLSIGFIVGLTGALVPGPMLFVTIDGTLKKGWRAGPEVFLGHAIIETVVLVLILFGLTALIGESEMAFISVAGGLALVVFGVMTIMGARKTSYDPKTQDKVQSNSLVAGIVTSASNPYFWIWWLAAGSALVLESYKIGMVAVLFFIIGHWLADLGWFTAVSLSFSRGRGMFSQRAYKQILVACGIFLILFGGWFAIA, from the coding sequence ATGCTAGAACTTTTCAAGATGCTTTCCATTGGTTTTATTGTAGGACTTACTGGTGCTCTTGTACCAGGGCCTATGCTTTTCGTGACCATTGATGGAACTCTTAAAAAAGGCTGGAGGGCAGGACCTGAGGTATTTCTTGGACACGCTATAATTGAAACTGTGGTGCTCGTTCTCATTCTTTTCGGACTTACCGCTCTTATCGGTGAGTCGGAGATGGCATTTATTTCAGTAGCCGGTGGTCTGGCATTGGTAGTTTTTGGTGTAATGACCATCATGGGTGCACGAAAAACCTCTTATGATCCAAAGACACAGGATAAGGTGCAATCGAACTCACTGGTTGCCGGAATTGTCACATCTGCATCAAATCCTTATTTCTGGATATGGTGGTTGGCGGCAGGGAGTGCTCTTGTCCTTGAAAGTTATAAAATTGGAATGGTTGCGGTGTTATTCTTTATCATTGGTCACTGGCTCGCAGACCTTGGCTGGTTCACTGCCGTGTCGCTTTCTTTTAGCAGGGGGCGAGGAATGTTCTCTCAAAGGGCCTACAAACAAATTCTTGTAGCATGCGGGATATTCCTGATACTGTTCGGTGGCTGGTTCGCTATTGCATGA
- a CDS encoding H/ACA ribonucleoprotein complex subunit GAR1 translates to MKRLGTVVQTVAHNGLLVRGENIGPDTPLNNLPRINLFVVDKSVRRIGKVNGVIGSVNSPYISIKVMGDISPSDLRKYLNEKVYVK, encoded by the coding sequence ATGAAACGACTTGGAACTGTTGTGCAGACCGTTGCACATAATGGGTTACTTGTGAGAGGGGAAAACATTGGACCGGATACGCCTTTAAATAACCTTCCACGTATCAATTTATTCGTTGTGGATAAATCTGTCAGACGTATAGGTAAGGTCAATGGTGTTATCGGCTCTGTTAATTCTCCTTATATTAGTATAAAGGTCATGGGTGATATCAGCCCGTCAGATCTTCGAAAGTATCTAAATGAAAAGGTGTATGTGAAATAA
- a CDS encoding sensor histidine kinase produces the protein MIDKMCLLVPEGIIRETEYIVDSNALFKNVNVISIPFTDLLEQNCDCVNCGSIQQSLESSECFYRALLIHGSECPPIIKSPECKGILHTHGMESLYELMLSVRELEEHKDEFIISSGWLEKLLLHAENDELEKERIRKYIEISYTSILYLETGFYEGSSSNIEKLSEITGKPFRTLLVDIDLIKMRLENIVHEHDCISKTESLKESNERNASSSMSIEIIKELAELNTEKDVVEKITQLYYVLFAPEKVSYISLKNGVVQSQISTNSDIDTDRNRELLETDKKYLIYDNLDGFILKINDKTEVMGIIEVQKVSYPQNITEYLNTAILISKASSLVVSNIRRYEELMESQKQQHDLTDTLKVMIKILRHDIANNLNVEINGIELYNLRKEERFLEMAQQSAYRSVETIRNIKDMEEHLFSDEQGLLPYHVHNIIESTCAHFDILSNIEGNALIMADSAFPSTIENIVRNAQIHGKADNVQIIIEDNKANCIINIKDNGVGIPEKIKTQIFDEGFKYGDSGNTGLGLYIVKKTIERYQGTIYVKDNEPKGATFVIELPSIQLYKM, from the coding sequence TTGATAGACAAGATGTGTTTACTTGTTCCCGAGGGTATAATTCGAGAGACAGAGTACATTGTAGATAGCAATGCTCTTTTTAAAAATGTCAATGTGATCTCGATACCTTTCACTGATCTGCTTGAACAAAATTGTGATTGTGTGAACTGTGGTTCAATCCAACAATCACTTGAGAGCTCTGAATGTTTCTACAGGGCTTTACTGATACATGGTTCTGAATGTCCTCCGATCATAAAGTCCCCAGAATGCAAAGGAATACTTCATACACATGGGATGGAAAGTTTATATGAACTGATGTTAAGTGTTAGAGAACTGGAAGAACATAAAGATGAATTCATCATCTCATCGGGATGGCTTGAGAAACTCCTCTTACATGCAGAAAATGACGAACTGGAGAAGGAAAGAATCAGAAAATATATTGAGATATCATACACCTCTATCCTTTATCTTGAAACTGGATTTTACGAAGGCAGTTCTAGCAACATAGAGAAGCTCTCAGAAATAACTGGAAAGCCGTTCAGGACACTATTAGTGGATATCGACCTTATTAAGATGCGACTCGAGAATATTGTTCATGAACATGATTGCATTAGCAAAACTGAAAGTTTAAAAGAGTCAAATGAAAGGAACGCATCTAGTTCTATGTCTATTGAGATCATAAAGGAACTTGCGGAGCTTAATACTGAAAAAGACGTTGTAGAGAAAATAACACAACTATATTATGTCCTGTTTGCACCAGAGAAAGTCAGTTATATTTCATTGAAGAATGGAGTTGTTCAATCACAAATATCTACAAATTCTGATATTGATACAGATCGAAACAGAGAGTTATTGGAAACTGACAAAAAGTATTTGATTTATGATAATCTGGATGGATTCATCCTAAAAATTAATGATAAAACTGAGGTTATGGGAATCATTGAAGTTCAAAAAGTATCTTATCCCCAGAATATAACCGAATACCTGAATACAGCTATTCTTATTTCGAAGGCATCATCCCTTGTTGTATCAAACATTCGGAGATATGAGGAACTTATGGAATCTCAAAAACAGCAACATGACCTTACCGATACGTTGAAGGTAATGATCAAGATCTTAAGACATGATATTGCAAATAACCTTAACGTCGAAATAAATGGGATTGAATTATATAATCTTAGAAAAGAGGAACGATTCCTCGAAATGGCACAGCAGTCTGCATATAGAAGTGTAGAGACCATCAGGAACATCAAAGATATGGAAGAACATCTCTTCTCAGATGAACAAGGCCTTCTGCCATACCATGTCCACAATATAATTGAAAGTACATGTGCCCATTTCGATATTCTTAGTAATATTGAAGGCAATGCACTAATAATGGCAGACAGTGCTTTTCCCTCAACTATTGAAAATATTGTAAGGAATGCACAGATTCATGGCAAGGCAGACAATGTTCAAATTATTATTGAAGACAATAAAGCCAATTGCATTATCAACATTAAAGATAATGGAGTTGGGATACCTGAAAAGATAAAAACACAAATATTTGATGAAGGATTCAAGTATGGTGATTCTGGTAATACTGGTCTTGGTCTTTATATTGTCAAAAAAACCATTGAAAGGTATCAAGGTACCATATATGTGAAAGATAATGAACCAAAAGGTGCTACTTTTGTAATAGAATTACCATCGATTCAACTATACAAAATGTAA
- a CDS encoding IS256-like element ISMbu6 family transposase, whose product MELYDLISDYLNDSNVSLKPLITYFLNEVMEQEAIEQSGAGKHERSITRTAHRNGYRDRSLTTRHGELTLKKPQLRDFPFTTQVFERYSRTEKAIENAIVESYVQGVSTRKVEKIISQLGVESISRSRVSRIAQDLDKTVHGFMNKPIEHEIKYLYVDATYLKVRDRVRYVNKAVFIVAGVKNDGYREILGVKIADSEEAMFWEEMFTDLKERGLRGVELVISDGHKGIQRAVERQFLGASWQMCIVHLERLILKKLPRKHHKEAMESFKEVQDDQTKLLGLMVEWDRPGFEKAAETIERFQHGLTNYQAFPKEHWKRIKTTNMIERLNKEVKRRSKVVGAFPNDESLMRLVIAVLIDQNENWITGNRYLTMED is encoded by the coding sequence ATGGAATTATACGATTTAATATCAGATTATCTTAACGACAGCAACGTTTCCTTGAAACCCCTCATAACATACTTCTTAAACGAAGTTATGGAACAGGAAGCAATAGAACAATCTGGTGCAGGAAAGCACGAACGAAGCATAACAAGAACAGCTCATAGGAATGGGTATCGTGATAGGTCACTGACAACAAGACATGGAGAACTTACACTCAAAAAACCACAACTAAGAGACTTTCCGTTCACGACCCAAGTATTTGAAAGATACTCTCGAACTGAAAAAGCAATCGAAAATGCCATTGTTGAATCATATGTTCAAGGTGTTTCAACAAGAAAAGTTGAAAAAATAATTTCACAATTAGGAGTGGAAAGTATCTCAAGATCACGTGTTTCAAGGATTGCTCAAGATCTTGACAAAACTGTTCATGGATTTATGAACAAGCCTATTGAGCATGAAATTAAGTATCTTTATGTTGATGCTACTTATCTAAAAGTTAGAGATCGAGTACGATATGTAAACAAAGCAGTGTTTATTGTTGCAGGTGTAAAGAATGATGGATATCGTGAGATATTAGGTGTTAAGATTGCTGACAGTGAAGAGGCTATGTTTTGGGAGGAAATGTTTACCGATCTGAAAGAAAGAGGATTAAGAGGGGTAGAACTAGTCATTTCAGATGGGCATAAGGGTATCCAAAGAGCTGTTGAAAGGCAATTCTTAGGAGCAAGTTGGCAAATGTGTATAGTACATTTGGAAAGACTCATTTTAAAGAAATTACCAAGAAAACATCACAAGGAAGCGATGGAATCATTTAAAGAAGTACAGGATGATCAAACAAAACTCTTGGGATTGATGGTTGAATGGGATAGACCTGGATTTGAGAAAGCAGCAGAAACAATTGAGAGATTTCAGCATGGATTGACCAATTATCAAGCATTTCCAAAGGAACATTGGAAACGGATAAAGACAACAAATATGATTGAAAGATTGAATAAAGAGGTCAAAAGAAGATCGAAAGTTGTTGGAGCGTTTCCAAATGATGAATCATTGATGAGATTAGTGATTGCAGTATTGATCGATCAAAATGAAAATTGGATTACGGGAAATAGATATTTAACGATGGAAGACTAA
- a CDS encoding transcription initiation factor IIB, whose product MVEVERVRHSDTSEREKIRAMIKARKEKEKTTEVENKVVECPECGSRSLEQDYERAELVCADCGLVVDAEFVDEGPEWRAFDHDQRMKRSRVGAPMTYTIHDKGLSTMIDWRNRDSYGKSISSKNRAQLYRLRKWQRRIRVSNATERNLAFALSELDRMASALGLPRTVRETAAVVYRKAVDKNLIRGRSIEGVAAAALYAACRQCSVPRTLDEIGEVSRVSRKEIGRTYRFISRELSLKLMPTSPIDYVPRFCSGLNLKGEVQSRGVEILRQASEKELTSGRGPTGVAAAAIYIASILCGERRTQREVADVAGVTEVTIRNRYKELAEELDIEIIL is encoded by the coding sequence ATGGTGGAAGTTGAAAGAGTAAGACATTCTGATACTTCAGAGAGAGAGAAGATACGTGCTATGATCAAGGCACGTAAGGAGAAAGAAAAGACTACAGAGGTCGAGAACAAGGTGGTCGAGTGTCCGGAATGTGGCAGTCGTAGCCTTGAACAAGACTATGAGCGCGCTGAATTGGTCTGTGCTGACTGTGGTCTTGTAGTGGATGCTGAATTCGTTGATGAAGGTCCTGAGTGGCGTGCTTTTGACCATGATCAGCGTATGAAGCGTTCTCGTGTTGGTGCACCTATGACCTACACGATCCACGACAAAGGTCTCTCTACTATGATCGACTGGAGGAATCGGGATTCTTATGGTAAATCAATTTCTTCCAAGAACCGTGCACAACTCTATAGGTTGAGAAAGTGGCAGCGTAGAATTAGAGTAAGCAATGCTACTGAAAGGAACCTCGCTTTTGCACTATCCGAACTTGACCGTATGGCATCTGCATTAGGTCTTCCACGTACTGTTCGTGAGACCGCCGCAGTTGTTTACAGAAAAGCAGTTGACAAGAACCTTATCCGTGGCAGGAGTATCGAAGGTGTTGCAGCAGCTGCGCTTTATGCAGCATGTCGCCAGTGCAGTGTACCTCGTACTCTTGATGAGATCGGAGAGGTTTCAAGGGTAAGCAGGAAAGAGATCGGAAGGACATACCGTTTCATCTCCCGTGAGCTTTCGCTTAAACTTATGCCAACTTCCCCTATAGATTATGTTCCAAGGTTCTGCTCAGGTCTGAACCTTAAAGGTGAAGTGCAGTCAAGAGGTGTGGAGATCCTTCGTCAGGCATCTGAGAAAGAGCTTACTAGTGGCCGTGGTCCAACAGGTGTGGCTGCAGCAGCTATCTATATCGCTTCCATTTTGTGTGGAGAGCGCAGAACGCAGCGTGAGGTTGCAGATGTTGCCGGAGTTACCGAGGTTACTATCCGTAACAGATATAAGGAACTAGCAGAAGAATTGGACATTGAGATAATTCTCTGA
- a CDS encoding class I SAM-dependent methyltransferase: protein MHDTLIVGDMALKHPCILIPKNKGEPARKVILELDLLDKGLKIVSVDTDIFLPLFRKLSSEEMALLPEDARQDEREFESHDKFLTLEDILGFTPSYEVVGDIALIEADEPAAENIGKALLEVHHHVKTVLGAASAVEGEFRTRRFTVIAGDGRTDTVHKDHGCNYHVDLSRAYFTPRLSTERQRIVSQINGEDVVVDMFAGVGPYSIPIAKKCKMVIAMDKNPDAIHFLKENVILNSVDNIEVIEGDANEIVRNYEGMGDHVIMNLPHSADAFLDAAVFVTASGGVIHYYGMTHEDDLYDGSIKLISNAAEKAERIIEVLECRTVRSYAPHQYNVCIEVRVS from the coding sequence TTGCATGATACGTTAATCGTAGGAGATATGGCTTTGAAACATCCGTGTATTTTGATCCCGAAGAATAAAGGTGAACCTGCTAGAAAGGTAATTCTTGAGCTTGACTTGCTCGATAAGGGTCTGAAGATCGTTTCCGTGGATACTGATATCTTTCTTCCACTTTTCAGGAAGCTCTCATCTGAGGAGATGGCACTCTTGCCGGAAGATGCACGACAGGACGAGCGAGAGTTTGAGTCCCATGACAAGTTCCTGACGCTTGAGGACATTCTTGGTTTTACTCCTTCCTATGAGGTGGTGGGTGATATTGCTCTTATCGAAGCTGATGAACCTGCTGCTGAAAATATCGGTAAGGCTCTTCTGGAGGTCCATCACCACGTTAAGACCGTTCTTGGCGCAGCCTCAGCAGTTGAAGGTGAGTTCCGAACCCGTAGGTTCACAGTGATAGCCGGAGATGGCCGTACTGATACTGTACACAAGGACCATGGCTGCAATTATCATGTAGATCTTTCGCGTGCGTATTTTACTCCTCGTCTTTCAACAGAACGCCAGCGCATTGTTTCACAGATAAATGGTGAGGATGTGGTGGTGGACATGTTCGCAGGCGTTGGGCCTTATAGCATCCCTATTGCAAAAAAGTGTAAGATGGTGATCGCTATGGATAAGAATCCGGATGCAATTCATTTTTTGAAAGAGAACGTAATTCTTAATTCGGTTGATAATATCGAGGTCATTGAAGGTGATGCCAATGAGATCGTAAGGAACTACGAAGGCATGGGTGACCATGTGATAATGAACCTCCCTCATAGTGCTGATGCTTTTCTTGATGCTGCTGTTTTTGTTACTGCTTCAGGAGGTGTTATCCACTATTATGGAATGACCCACGAAGATGACCTCTATGATGGTTCTATCAAGCTGATCTCTAATGCTGCTGAGAAAGCAGAACGCATTATAGAAGTTCTGGAATGCAGGACTGTGAGATCTTATGCCCCACATCAGTATAATGTGTGTATCGAGGTCCGTGTTAGCTGA
- a CDS encoding uroporphyrinogen decarboxylase family protein produces MMIKEEMTSMERVLTTLGQEEPDRVPYFLFPNMHGAKELGMSIKEYFSTSENVVEGQLRLREKYGHDCYTPFCYASLEIEAWGGSTIFYEDGPANAGAPFIKNIEDIESLEAPSVWDSPQLLKVLKTTEMLKEHAGEDVPIIGVVISPFSAPPMQLGFSKYFDIMYENRELFDKLMEVNTDFCIEWSNAQIEAGATIICYFDPISSPLLVPKELYKETGYKIEKNVISNLNGPTAVHLASGTALPIIDDIADAGAAVVCTSAMEDLAEVKAACKGRMSVLGNLNGIEMRNWTAETAENKVKEAIDKAAKGGGFILSDNHGEIPYQVPDEVLIAISNAVRKYGNYPIDR; encoded by the coding sequence ATGATGATCAAAGAAGAAATGACGTCTATGGAACGCGTACTGACAACGCTTGGGCAGGAAGAGCCTGACAGGGTACCTTATTTCCTTTTCCCGAACATGCATGGTGCGAAAGAACTGGGGATGTCTATCAAGGAATATTTCTCTACTTCTGAGAATGTGGTTGAAGGCCAGCTAAGATTGAGGGAAAAGTATGGTCATGATTGTTACACTCCCTTCTGCTATGCATCACTTGAGATTGAAGCCTGGGGTGGAAGTACTATCTTCTATGAAGATGGACCCGCAAACGCAGGAGCACCGTTCATCAAGAACATAGAAGACATAGAAAGCCTTGAAGCTCCCAGTGTGTGGGATAGTCCTCAGCTTCTTAAAGTCCTGAAAACAACAGAAATGTTGAAAGAACATGCAGGAGAAGATGTACCGATAATAGGTGTTGTGATATCACCATTTTCTGCACCACCTATGCAGCTTGGTTTTAGCAAATATTTCGATATCATGTACGAAAATCGCGAGTTATTCGATAAACTCATGGAAGTAAATACTGATTTTTGTATCGAATGGTCAAATGCACAAATAGAAGCAGGTGCCACAATAATTTGTTATTTTGACCCAATTTCGTCTCCCTTATTAGTTCCAAAAGAATTATACAAGGAAACTGGGTACAAGATCGAAAAGAATGTAATTTCCAACCTTAATGGCCCAACTGCAGTTCACCTTGCATCAGGAACCGCTTTACCGATAATAGATGATATTGCAGATGCAGGAGCTGCAGTTGTCTGTACCAGTGCAATGGAAGACCTTGCAGAAGTCAAAGCAGCATGTAAAGGCAGGATGTCTGTACTTGGAAATCTAAATGGTATTGAGATGAGAAACTGGACTGCTGAAACAGCAGAAAATAAAGTAAAGGAAGCTATAGATAAGGCTGCAAAAGGAGGAGGTTTCATCCTTTCAGATAATCATGGTGAGATTCCATATCAGGTACCAGATGAAGTCCTCATAGCCATTTCTAATGCAGTCCGAAAGTATGGAAATTATCCAATTGACAGGTGA
- a CDS encoding tyrosine-type recombinase/integrase yields the protein MIVSATNLCDKAFIATLYETGARIGEMDSLQIKNIRFDDLGAVLMVNRKTGMRRV from the coding sequence ATGATTGTTTCTGCTACTAATCTATGCGATAAGGCATTCATTGCAACCCTCTATGAAACTGGTGCAAGGATAGGTGAAATGGATTCACTCCAGATTAAGAATATCAGGTTTGATGATCTTGGTGCAGTTTTGATGGTAAATAGGAAAACGGGAATGAGGAGGGTTTGA